A single window of Zea mays cultivar B73 chromosome 10, Zm-B73-REFERENCE-NAM-5.0, whole genome shotgun sequence DNA harbors:
- the LOC103640966 gene encoding probable 2,3-bisphosphoglycerate-independent phosphoglycerate mutase, with translation MAGAEGRGPRRSRVAFVLVDGIGDVSVPSLGGRTPLEAACTPRLDAVAAVGVTGLMDPVEPGLACGSDTAHLSLLGYDPRVYYRGRGAFESMGAGLAMAPGDIAFKSNFATLDESTGVIISRRADRHFEEEGPILCAALDGMRLPSFPEYEIRVRYATEHRCGVVVKGPKLSGNISGTDPLKDNRLHLKAEPLDDSQEAKNSAAVINELSKEITHILVSHPINAQRAAEGKNIANVVLLRGCGIRIEVPAFETKHGLAPCMVAPTKIIAGLGLSLGIDILEAPGATGDYRTLLTSKAKAIAKALSSPMGTPPRVFVPGEDEYKAGKENGYDFGFLHIKAIDDAGHDKAVKLKVRGLEAVDRAFGQLARLLWEAENAGHYQYFLCVTGDHSTPVEYGDHSFEPVPFAICRLRDYAGAVGVDNIINTQLDAFPLPSVKSGEDLLDNIESLDHKPDQLKAFSGDTVCEFNEIATARGCLGRFPGSEMMGIIKKFIKAKND, from the exons ATGGCAGGCGCGGAGGGGAGAGGTCCGAGGCGGAGCCGCGTGGCGTTCGTGCTGGTGGACGGGATCGGGGACGTGAGCGTTCCGTCGCTGGGCGGGCGTACGCCACTGGAGGCGGCGTGCACGCCGCGGCTGGACGCGGTGGCGGCGGTCGGGGTGACCGGGCTCATGGACCCCGTGGAGCCGGGGCTCGCCTGCGGCAGCGATACGGCGCACCTATCGCTCCTCGGGTACGACCCTCGGGTGTACTACCGCGGCCGCGGCGCGTTCGAGTCCATGGGCGCCGGGCTCGCCATGGCGCCCGGCGACATCGCCTTCAAG TCAAACTTCGCTACACTGGATGAGAGCACTGGAGTTATCATCAGCAGGAGGGCGGATCGGCATTTTGAAGAGGAAGGCCCTATCCTCTGTGCGGCGTTGGATGGGATGAGGCTTCCGTCATTTCCTGAATATGAAATTAGAGTAAG ATATGCTACTGAGCACAGATGTGGTGTGGTTGTCAAAGGACCAAAGCTGAGTGGGAACATTTCTGGAACCGATCCCTTGAAGGACAACCGCTTGCATCTGAAGGCTGAACCGTTGGATGACTCGCAAGAAGCTAAAAACAGTGCAGCTGTGATCAATGAGCTTTCTAAAGAGATAACGCACATACTGGTTTCTCACCCCATCAATGCACAGCGTGCAGCTGAGGGGAAGAACATCGCAAACGTTGTGCTGTTGCGAGGCTGTGGTATTCGGATTGAG GTGCCTGCCTTTGAAACCAAGCATGGACTTGCACCTTGCATGGTTGCTCCTACTAAGATCATAGCTGGCTTGGGGTTGTCACTGGGGATTGATATCCTTGAAGCACCTGGAGCAACTGGAGATTACCGtactctcttaacttctaaagctaaAGCTATAGCCAAGGCATTATCTTCCCCTATGGGTACACCACCTCGTGTTTTTGTGCCTGGAGAGGATGAATACAAAGCTGGAAAAGAAAATGGATATGACTTTGGGTTCCTGCACATAAAG GCCATTGATGATGCTGGTCATGATAAGGCTGTCAAGTTAAAGGTACGGGGTCTAGAAGCTGTTGATCGAGCTTTTGGTCAGCTTGCAAGGCTTCTTTGGGAAGCTGAAAATGCCGGACACTACCAGTACTTTCTGTGTGTCACTGGAGACCATTCTACTCCTGTTGAATATGGTGACCATAGCTTCGAACCCGTCCCATTTGCAATATGCAGACTGAGAGATTATGCAGGAGCCGTTGGGGTTGATAATATTATAAATACACAGCTTGATGCTTTCCCCCTCCCTTCAGTAAAATCCGGAGAAGATTTGCTTGACAATATAGAATCACTTGATCACAAGCCTGATCAACTTAAAGCTTTCAGTGGTGACACTGTGTGTGAGTTCAACGAGATTgccactgcgaggggctgccttggACGATTCCCTGGGAGTGAGATGATGGGCATTATTAAAAAGTTTATCAAGGCGAAGAATGATTAA
- the LOC100277005 gene encoding uncharacterized protein isoform X2, which translates to MEFMLMVARLSWQMLERILLHGLLQTSQFISKMVCMVGNFKMSSVLKLVMMENHATPDDVIHEMTAAQVLQKQLFDAHEPNLLDENDMHIFGSKPMADPLDLVCCSTCKKPVKASQYAIHTGQCSSGKVNTNGSVGVDHANPTKPLKKGRKIKLISNGNQKVHIKVKAKSQTESNNIANSFELDNGHVTKVQPIDSTGLGLSADSSATINVPKNHPRDAPVPLATKMYHSQGNYRLRFELGQLYRESCVQHLSGHTTPNVSHENGLMASSRFSSCGNSALPTQKSLVPQTKPLADPQQLAASRPNQSQGTKTDRASAQASAIKNEGSRSRCNKATIPHSRNKGSKKTQQQPNGRVHAIKFPVE; encoded by the exons ATGGAGTTTATGTTGATGGTTGCTCGTTTGTCGTGGCAAATGCTCGAAAGAATATTGCTGCATGGTCTTCTCCAAACCTCACA GTTCATTTCCAAAATGGTTTGCATGGTGGGGAATTTTAAAATGTCTTCTGTGTTGAAGCTTGTAATGATGGAAAATCACGCAACACCAG ATGACGTGATCCATGAGATGACTGCTGCACAGGTCCTACAGAAGCAACTGTTTGATGCACACGAACCAAATTTACTGGATGAAAATG ATATGCATATATTTGGATCAAAACCGATGGCCGACCCATTGGACTTG GTCTGCTGTAGTACTTGCAAGAAGCCAGTCAAAGCCAGCCAATATGCAATTCATACAG GGCAATGTAGTTCAGGGAAGGTAAACACAAATGGTTCAGTGGGTGTGGATCATGCCAATCCTACAAAGCCCCTGAAGAAAGGCAGAAAAATAAAGTTGATAAGTAATGGAA ATCAAAAAGTGCACATAAAAGTGAAAGCAAAATCTCAAACTGAAAGCAATAACATTGCCAATAGTTTCGAGTTGGACAATGGACATGTCACTAAAGTACAACCTATAGATTCCACAG GGCTGGGCCTGTCTGCTGATAGTTCAGCTACTATCAATGTGCCTAAAAATCATCCCAGAG ATGCGCCAGTTCCTCTTGCAACAAAAATGTATCATTCACAGGGCAACTACCGTCTTCGATTTGAGCTTGGCCAGCTTTATCGCGAATCATGTGTGCAGCATTTGAGTGGCCACACAACTCCAAACGTGTCACATGAGAATGGATTGATGGCATCATCACGGTTTTCTTCTTGTGGCAACTCAGCATTGCCTACTCAGAAGAGCCTTGTTCCTCAAACAAAG CCTCTCGCAGACCCTCAGCAATTAGCAGCAAGCAGGCCTAACCAGTCACAAGGAACAAAAACTGATAGAGCAAGTGCACAAGCATCTGCAATTAAAAATGAAGGTTCACGATCCAGATGCAATAAAGCTACCATTCCCCATTCGAGAAACAAAG
- the LOC100277005 gene encoding uncharacterized protein isoform X1, with amino-acid sequence MEFMLMVARLSWQMLERILLHGLLQTSQFISKMVCMVGNFKMSSVLKLVMMENHATPEFALSLLADDVIHEMTAAQVLQKQLFDAHEPNLLDENDMHIFGSKPMADPLDLVCCSTCKKPVKASQYAIHTGQCSSGKVNTNGSVGVDHANPTKPLKKGRKIKLISNGNQKVHIKVKAKSQTESNNIANSFELDNGHVTKVQPIDSTGLGLSADSSATINVPKNHPRDAPVPLATKMYHSQGNYRLRFELGQLYRESCVQHLSGHTTPNVSHENGLMASSRFSSCGNSALPTQKSLVPQTKPLADPQQLAASRPNQSQGTKTDRASAQASAIKNEGSRSRCNKATIPHSRNKGSKKTQQQPNGRVHAIKFPVE; translated from the exons ATGGAGTTTATGTTGATGGTTGCTCGTTTGTCGTGGCAAATGCTCGAAAGAATATTGCTGCATGGTCTTCTCCAAACCTCACA GTTCATTTCCAAAATGGTTTGCATGGTGGGGAATTTTAAAATGTCTTCTGTGTTGAAGCTTGTAATGATGGAAAATCACGCAACACCAG AATTTGCTCTGTCACTTTTGGCAGATGACGTGATCCATGAGATGACTGCTGCACAGGTCCTACAGAAGCAACTGTTTGATGCACACGAACCAAATTTACTGGATGAAAATG ATATGCATATATTTGGATCAAAACCGATGGCCGACCCATTGGACTTG GTCTGCTGTAGTACTTGCAAGAAGCCAGTCAAAGCCAGCCAATATGCAATTCATACAG GGCAATGTAGTTCAGGGAAGGTAAACACAAATGGTTCAGTGGGTGTGGATCATGCCAATCCTACAAAGCCCCTGAAGAAAGGCAGAAAAATAAAGTTGATAAGTAATGGAA ATCAAAAAGTGCACATAAAAGTGAAAGCAAAATCTCAAACTGAAAGCAATAACATTGCCAATAGTTTCGAGTTGGACAATGGACATGTCACTAAAGTACAACCTATAGATTCCACAG GGCTGGGCCTGTCTGCTGATAGTTCAGCTACTATCAATGTGCCTAAAAATCATCCCAGAG ATGCGCCAGTTCCTCTTGCAACAAAAATGTATCATTCACAGGGCAACTACCGTCTTCGATTTGAGCTTGGCCAGCTTTATCGCGAATCATGTGTGCAGCATTTGAGTGGCCACACAACTCCAAACGTGTCACATGAGAATGGATTGATGGCATCATCACGGTTTTCTTCTTGTGGCAACTCAGCATTGCCTACTCAGAAGAGCCTTGTTCCTCAAACAAAG CCTCTCGCAGACCCTCAGCAATTAGCAGCAAGCAGGCCTAACCAGTCACAAGGAACAAAAACTGATAGAGCAAGTGCACAAGCATCTGCAATTAAAAATGAAGGTTCACGATCCAGATGCAATAAAGCTACCATTCCCCATTCGAGAAACAAAG
- the LOC100277005 gene encoding uncharacterized protein isoform X4, translating to MQAVIWFISKMVCMVGNFKMSSVLKLVMMENHATPDDVIHEMTAAQVLQKQLFDAHEPNLLDENDMHIFGSKPMADPLDLVCCSTCKKPVKASQYAIHTGQCSSGKVNTNGSVGVDHANPTKPLKKGRKIKLISNGNQKVHIKVKAKSQTESNNIANSFELDNGHVTKVQPIDSTGLGLSADSSATINVPKNHPRDAPVPLATKMYHSQGNYRLRFELGQLYRESCVQHLSGHTTPNVSHENGLMASSRFSSCGNSALPTQKSLVPQTKPLADPQQLAASRPNQSQGTKTDRASAQASAIKNEGSRSRCNKATIPHSRNKGSKKTQQQPNGRVHAIKFPVE from the exons ATGCAGGCTGTTATTTG GTTCATTTCCAAAATGGTTTGCATGGTGGGGAATTTTAAAATGTCTTCTGTGTTGAAGCTTGTAATGATGGAAAATCACGCAACACCAG ATGACGTGATCCATGAGATGACTGCTGCACAGGTCCTACAGAAGCAACTGTTTGATGCACACGAACCAAATTTACTGGATGAAAATG ATATGCATATATTTGGATCAAAACCGATGGCCGACCCATTGGACTTG GTCTGCTGTAGTACTTGCAAGAAGCCAGTCAAAGCCAGCCAATATGCAATTCATACAG GGCAATGTAGTTCAGGGAAGGTAAACACAAATGGTTCAGTGGGTGTGGATCATGCCAATCCTACAAAGCCCCTGAAGAAAGGCAGAAAAATAAAGTTGATAAGTAATGGAA ATCAAAAAGTGCACATAAAAGTGAAAGCAAAATCTCAAACTGAAAGCAATAACATTGCCAATAGTTTCGAGTTGGACAATGGACATGTCACTAAAGTACAACCTATAGATTCCACAG GGCTGGGCCTGTCTGCTGATAGTTCAGCTACTATCAATGTGCCTAAAAATCATCCCAGAG ATGCGCCAGTTCCTCTTGCAACAAAAATGTATCATTCACAGGGCAACTACCGTCTTCGATTTGAGCTTGGCCAGCTTTATCGCGAATCATGTGTGCAGCATTTGAGTGGCCACACAACTCCAAACGTGTCACATGAGAATGGATTGATGGCATCATCACGGTTTTCTTCTTGTGGCAACTCAGCATTGCCTACTCAGAAGAGCCTTGTTCCTCAAACAAAG CCTCTCGCAGACCCTCAGCAATTAGCAGCAAGCAGGCCTAACCAGTCACAAGGAACAAAAACTGATAGAGCAAGTGCACAAGCATCTGCAATTAAAAATGAAGGTTCACGATCCAGATGCAATAAAGCTACCATTCCCCATTCGAGAAACAAAG
- the LOC100277005 gene encoding uncharacterized protein isoform X3, protein MQAVIWFISKMVCMVGNFKMSSVLKLVMMENHATPEFALSLLADDVIHEMTAAQVLQKQLFDAHEPNLLDENDMHIFGSKPMADPLDLVCCSTCKKPVKASQYAIHTGQCSSGKVNTNGSVGVDHANPTKPLKKGRKIKLISNGNQKVHIKVKAKSQTESNNIANSFELDNGHVTKVQPIDSTGLGLSADSSATINVPKNHPRDAPVPLATKMYHSQGNYRLRFELGQLYRESCVQHLSGHTTPNVSHENGLMASSRFSSCGNSALPTQKSLVPQTKPLADPQQLAASRPNQSQGTKTDRASAQASAIKNEGSRSRCNKATIPHSRNKGSKKTQQQPNGRVHAIKFPVE, encoded by the exons ATGCAGGCTGTTATTTG GTTCATTTCCAAAATGGTTTGCATGGTGGGGAATTTTAAAATGTCTTCTGTGTTGAAGCTTGTAATGATGGAAAATCACGCAACACCAG AATTTGCTCTGTCACTTTTGGCAGATGACGTGATCCATGAGATGACTGCTGCACAGGTCCTACAGAAGCAACTGTTTGATGCACACGAACCAAATTTACTGGATGAAAATG ATATGCATATATTTGGATCAAAACCGATGGCCGACCCATTGGACTTG GTCTGCTGTAGTACTTGCAAGAAGCCAGTCAAAGCCAGCCAATATGCAATTCATACAG GGCAATGTAGTTCAGGGAAGGTAAACACAAATGGTTCAGTGGGTGTGGATCATGCCAATCCTACAAAGCCCCTGAAGAAAGGCAGAAAAATAAAGTTGATAAGTAATGGAA ATCAAAAAGTGCACATAAAAGTGAAAGCAAAATCTCAAACTGAAAGCAATAACATTGCCAATAGTTTCGAGTTGGACAATGGACATGTCACTAAAGTACAACCTATAGATTCCACAG GGCTGGGCCTGTCTGCTGATAGTTCAGCTACTATCAATGTGCCTAAAAATCATCCCAGAG ATGCGCCAGTTCCTCTTGCAACAAAAATGTATCATTCACAGGGCAACTACCGTCTTCGATTTGAGCTTGGCCAGCTTTATCGCGAATCATGTGTGCAGCATTTGAGTGGCCACACAACTCCAAACGTGTCACATGAGAATGGATTGATGGCATCATCACGGTTTTCTTCTTGTGGCAACTCAGCATTGCCTACTCAGAAGAGCCTTGTTCCTCAAACAAAG CCTCTCGCAGACCCTCAGCAATTAGCAGCAAGCAGGCCTAACCAGTCACAAGGAACAAAAACTGATAGAGCAAGTGCACAAGCATCTGCAATTAAAAATGAAGGTTCACGATCCAGATGCAATAAAGCTACCATTCCCCATTCGAGAAACAAAG
- the LOC100277005 gene encoding uncharacterized protein isoform X6, whose translation MVCMVGNFKMSSVLKLVMMENHATPDDVIHEMTAAQVLQKQLFDAHEPNLLDENDMHIFGSKPMADPLDLVCCSTCKKPVKASQYAIHTGQCSSGKVNTNGSVGVDHANPTKPLKKGRKIKLISNGNQKVHIKVKAKSQTESNNIANSFELDNGHVTKVQPIDSTGLGLSADSSATINVPKNHPRDAPVPLATKMYHSQGNYRLRFELGQLYRESCVQHLSGHTTPNVSHENGLMASSRFSSCGNSALPTQKSLVPQTKPLADPQQLAASRPNQSQGTKTDRASAQASAIKNEGSRSRCNKATIPHSRNKGSKKTQQQPNGRVHAIKFPVE comes from the exons ATGGTTTGCATGGTGGGGAATTTTAAAATGTCTTCTGTGTTGAAGCTTGTAATGATGGAAAATCACGCAACACCAG ATGACGTGATCCATGAGATGACTGCTGCACAGGTCCTACAGAAGCAACTGTTTGATGCACACGAACCAAATTTACTGGATGAAAATG ATATGCATATATTTGGATCAAAACCGATGGCCGACCCATTGGACTTG GTCTGCTGTAGTACTTGCAAGAAGCCAGTCAAAGCCAGCCAATATGCAATTCATACAG GGCAATGTAGTTCAGGGAAGGTAAACACAAATGGTTCAGTGGGTGTGGATCATGCCAATCCTACAAAGCCCCTGAAGAAAGGCAGAAAAATAAAGTTGATAAGTAATGGAA ATCAAAAAGTGCACATAAAAGTGAAAGCAAAATCTCAAACTGAAAGCAATAACATTGCCAATAGTTTCGAGTTGGACAATGGACATGTCACTAAAGTACAACCTATAGATTCCACAG GGCTGGGCCTGTCTGCTGATAGTTCAGCTACTATCAATGTGCCTAAAAATCATCCCAGAG ATGCGCCAGTTCCTCTTGCAACAAAAATGTATCATTCACAGGGCAACTACCGTCTTCGATTTGAGCTTGGCCAGCTTTATCGCGAATCATGTGTGCAGCATTTGAGTGGCCACACAACTCCAAACGTGTCACATGAGAATGGATTGATGGCATCATCACGGTTTTCTTCTTGTGGCAACTCAGCATTGCCTACTCAGAAGAGCCTTGTTCCTCAAACAAAG CCTCTCGCAGACCCTCAGCAATTAGCAGCAAGCAGGCCTAACCAGTCACAAGGAACAAAAACTGATAGAGCAAGTGCACAAGCATCTGCAATTAAAAATGAAGGTTCACGATCCAGATGCAATAAAGCTACCATTCCCCATTCGAGAAACAAAG
- the LOC100277005 gene encoding uncharacterized protein isoform X5, with protein MVCMVGNFKMSSVLKLVMMENHATPEFALSLLADDVIHEMTAAQVLQKQLFDAHEPNLLDENDMHIFGSKPMADPLDLVCCSTCKKPVKASQYAIHTGQCSSGKVNTNGSVGVDHANPTKPLKKGRKIKLISNGNQKVHIKVKAKSQTESNNIANSFELDNGHVTKVQPIDSTGLGLSADSSATINVPKNHPRDAPVPLATKMYHSQGNYRLRFELGQLYRESCVQHLSGHTTPNVSHENGLMASSRFSSCGNSALPTQKSLVPQTKPLADPQQLAASRPNQSQGTKTDRASAQASAIKNEGSRSRCNKATIPHSRNKGSKKTQQQPNGRVHAIKFPVE; from the exons ATGGTTTGCATGGTGGGGAATTTTAAAATGTCTTCTGTGTTGAAGCTTGTAATGATGGAAAATCACGCAACACCAG AATTTGCTCTGTCACTTTTGGCAGATGACGTGATCCATGAGATGACTGCTGCACAGGTCCTACAGAAGCAACTGTTTGATGCACACGAACCAAATTTACTGGATGAAAATG ATATGCATATATTTGGATCAAAACCGATGGCCGACCCATTGGACTTG GTCTGCTGTAGTACTTGCAAGAAGCCAGTCAAAGCCAGCCAATATGCAATTCATACAG GGCAATGTAGTTCAGGGAAGGTAAACACAAATGGTTCAGTGGGTGTGGATCATGCCAATCCTACAAAGCCCCTGAAGAAAGGCAGAAAAATAAAGTTGATAAGTAATGGAA ATCAAAAAGTGCACATAAAAGTGAAAGCAAAATCTCAAACTGAAAGCAATAACATTGCCAATAGTTTCGAGTTGGACAATGGACATGTCACTAAAGTACAACCTATAGATTCCACAG GGCTGGGCCTGTCTGCTGATAGTTCAGCTACTATCAATGTGCCTAAAAATCATCCCAGAG ATGCGCCAGTTCCTCTTGCAACAAAAATGTATCATTCACAGGGCAACTACCGTCTTCGATTTGAGCTTGGCCAGCTTTATCGCGAATCATGTGTGCAGCATTTGAGTGGCCACACAACTCCAAACGTGTCACATGAGAATGGATTGATGGCATCATCACGGTTTTCTTCTTGTGGCAACTCAGCATTGCCTACTCAGAAGAGCCTTGTTCCTCAAACAAAG CCTCTCGCAGACCCTCAGCAATTAGCAGCAAGCAGGCCTAACCAGTCACAAGGAACAAAAACTGATAGAGCAAGTGCACAAGCATCTGCAATTAAAAATGAAGGTTCACGATCCAGATGCAATAAAGCTACCATTCCCCATTCGAGAAACAAAG
- the LOC100277005 gene encoding uncharacterized protein isoform X7: MTAAQVLQKQLFDAHEPNLLDENDMHIFGSKPMADPLDLVCCSTCKKPVKASQYAIHTGQCSSGKVNTNGSVGVDHANPTKPLKKGRKIKLISNGNQKVHIKVKAKSQTESNNIANSFELDNGHVTKVQPIDSTGLGLSADSSATINVPKNHPRDAPVPLATKMYHSQGNYRLRFELGQLYRESCVQHLSGHTTPNVSHENGLMASSRFSSCGNSALPTQKSLVPQTKPLADPQQLAASRPNQSQGTKTDRASAQASAIKNEGSRSRCNKATIPHSRNKGSKKTQQQPNGRVHAIKFPVE, translated from the exons ATGACTGCTGCACAGGTCCTACAGAAGCAACTGTTTGATGCACACGAACCAAATTTACTGGATGAAAATG ATATGCATATATTTGGATCAAAACCGATGGCCGACCCATTGGACTTG GTCTGCTGTAGTACTTGCAAGAAGCCAGTCAAAGCCAGCCAATATGCAATTCATACAG GGCAATGTAGTTCAGGGAAGGTAAACACAAATGGTTCAGTGGGTGTGGATCATGCCAATCCTACAAAGCCCCTGAAGAAAGGCAGAAAAATAAAGTTGATAAGTAATGGAA ATCAAAAAGTGCACATAAAAGTGAAAGCAAAATCTCAAACTGAAAGCAATAACATTGCCAATAGTTTCGAGTTGGACAATGGACATGTCACTAAAGTACAACCTATAGATTCCACAG GGCTGGGCCTGTCTGCTGATAGTTCAGCTACTATCAATGTGCCTAAAAATCATCCCAGAG ATGCGCCAGTTCCTCTTGCAACAAAAATGTATCATTCACAGGGCAACTACCGTCTTCGATTTGAGCTTGGCCAGCTTTATCGCGAATCATGTGTGCAGCATTTGAGTGGCCACACAACTCCAAACGTGTCACATGAGAATGGATTGATGGCATCATCACGGTTTTCTTCTTGTGGCAACTCAGCATTGCCTACTCAGAAGAGCCTTGTTCCTCAAACAAAG CCTCTCGCAGACCCTCAGCAATTAGCAGCAAGCAGGCCTAACCAGTCACAAGGAACAAAAACTGATAGAGCAAGTGCACAAGCATCTGCAATTAAAAATGAAGGTTCACGATCCAGATGCAATAAAGCTACCATTCCCCATTCGAGAAACAAAG